From the genome of Halomonas sp. I5-271120, one region includes:
- a CDS encoding lambda exonuclease family protein, with translation MQILTLEQGTPEWHAARLGIITMSELKTLLVKGKGPGGFGAGAMSYMHQLIGERITGEPSDTFQGNAHTLRGHELEPVARDLYHESAGLPRLEQVGIILNHGVGYSPDCLVDGNGLVEIKTKLPKYQIELLLADELPQEHVAQCQGGLWVSEREWIDFVSYWPGMPLFVKRAYRDEVMIRTIAERVEAFYEELERRMDMVMAA, from the coding sequence ATGCAGATCCTGACACTGGAACAGGGCACGCCCGAGTGGCATGCCGCCCGTCTGGGCATCATCACCATGTCCGAACTGAAGACTCTGCTGGTCAAGGGCAAGGGGCCGGGAGGCTTCGGTGCCGGTGCGATGAGCTACATGCACCAGCTGATCGGTGAGCGCATCACTGGCGAGCCCTCCGATACCTTCCAAGGCAATGCTCATACACTGCGCGGCCACGAGCTGGAGCCGGTGGCCCGCGATCTTTATCACGAATCCGCTGGGCTGCCACGCCTGGAGCAGGTCGGCATCATCTTGAACCACGGAGTCGGCTATTCGCCGGATTGCCTGGTGGATGGCAACGGCCTCGTCGAGATAAAAACCAAGCTGCCCAAGTATCAGATCGAGCTGCTGTTAGCAGACGAGCTGCCCCAGGAGCATGTCGCGCAGTGCCAGGGTGGCCTGTGGGTCAGCGAGCGGGAGTGGATCGACTTCGTCAGCTACTGGCCGGGCATGCCGCTGTTCGTGAAGCGGGCCTACCGGGACGAGGTGATGATTCGCACCATCGCCGAGCGGGTCGAGGCGTTCTACGAGGAACTGGAGCGCCGCATGGACATGGTCATGGCGGCCTGA
- a CDS encoding ERF family protein, which yields MATPIHPKTVNKAPVTQAIPDSTAIIQVIERAALNPEVDIDKMERLLQMQERVLDRQALMAYSAAMAAMQTELPSIAERGKTNNGHYATLEDIVDTVRPIMKTHGFAVSFRIQTQERGIQVTGVLMHQDGHREETSMLLPADTSGSKNAVQAFGSSTSYGKRYVLCALLNITTRGQDDNGQTADPVKLVTPFQAGQIRQLIAACPPTTQEWFVGRYSDAEQVPRSDFDKLRASLQKRAQPNHQHH from the coding sequence ATGGCAACCCCTATTCATCCCAAAACCGTCAACAAAGCACCGGTTACGCAAGCCATCCCGGACAGCACGGCGATCATCCAGGTGATCGAGCGGGCCGCCCTCAACCCTGAGGTCGATATCGACAAGATGGAGCGCCTGCTGCAGATGCAGGAGCGCGTGCTCGATCGCCAGGCGCTGATGGCCTATAGCGCTGCCATGGCGGCCATGCAGACCGAACTGCCCAGCATCGCCGAGCGCGGGAAAACCAACAACGGCCACTACGCCACTCTGGAAGACATCGTCGATACCGTGCGCCCGATCATGAAGACACACGGCTTCGCGGTGAGCTTTCGCATTCAGACACAGGAGCGCGGGATTCAGGTCACCGGTGTGCTCATGCATCAGGACGGCCATCGGGAAGAGACCAGCATGCTGCTGCCGGCCGATACCAGCGGCAGCAAGAACGCCGTCCAGGCATTCGGCTCGTCCACTAGCTACGGCAAGCGCTACGTGCTGTGTGCCCTGCTCAACATCACAACCCGCGGCCAGGACGACAACGGTCAGACCGCTGACCCGGTCAAGCTGGTCACCCCCTTCCAGGCCGGGCAGATCCGGCAGCTGATTGCCGCCTGTCCCCCGACGACTCAGGAATGGTTCGTCGGTAGGTACAGCGACGCCGAGCAGGTGCCACGTAGCGACTTCGACAAGCTGCGTGCCTCCCTACAGAAGCGGGCACAACCCAACCACCAACATCACTGA
- the radC gene encoding DNA repair protein RadC, translating into MNHCKLSAGETAGTYRITDTVTEAELLSIAKAFARRRLAKGRKITKPGLAFEHLQVLLQEYEHEVFSALFLDCQHRVICFEELFRGTIDSASVYPREVVKQALACNAAAVILVHNHPSGDPEPSDADRRITQRLTEALGLVEIRIIDHIVVGTEGCSSFAELGYL; encoded by the coding sequence ATGAACCACTGCAAGCTGAGTGCCGGCGAGACCGCCGGCACCTATCGCATAACCGATACTGTGACCGAAGCGGAGCTCTTGAGCATCGCCAAAGCCTTCGCTCGCCGACGACTGGCCAAGGGACGCAAGATTACCAAGCCCGGGCTGGCATTCGAGCACCTGCAGGTGCTGTTGCAGGAGTATGAGCATGAAGTATTCAGTGCCCTATTCCTCGACTGCCAGCATCGGGTGATCTGCTTCGAGGAGCTTTTCCGCGGCACCATCGATTCGGCGAGCGTCTACCCCCGTGAGGTCGTCAAGCAAGCCCTAGCCTGCAATGCTGCTGCGGTGATCCTGGTTCACAACCACCCCTCTGGCGATCCCGAGCCCAGCGATGCAGACCGACGCATCACGCAGCGGCTCACAGAAGCCTTGGGCCTGGTGGAAATCCGCATCATCGATCACATCGTGGTTGGGACAGAAGGATGCTCATCCTTTGCAGAGCTTGGATACCTCTGA
- a CDS encoding DUF932 domain-containing protein — translation MAHQIEHMAYVGDTPWHGLGQQLSRHQPLEVWRQQAGMDWHIDESPVRFIADGAGHLGSIHSFPEQKVLYRSDTKVPLSVVSQRYKVVQPEEVLEFYRDLTEYAGYELETAGVLKGGRKFWALAKSGLGGALKGQDQVNDYLLLATSCDGSLATVATPTSVRVVCNNTLSIAVDGMSQGVKVSHSTEFRPQLVKQQLGISVSQWDDFMYRLKTLAERKVSQEEARAYFQAVICNTEAPLEDPSKLPNVRALNRVHKLFQGEGRGSRLCTAQSTAWGLLNAVTEYVDHEKRARGNDYRMDSAWFGQGANLKDKALESALALVG, via the coding sequence ATGGCACATCAAATCGAACACATGGCCTACGTCGGTGACACCCCCTGGCATGGCCTGGGCCAGCAGCTTTCGCGTCACCAGCCGCTGGAAGTCTGGCGGCAGCAAGCCGGCATGGATTGGCACATCGATGAATCTCCAGTGCGCTTCATTGCAGATGGCGCGGGCCACCTGGGGAGCATCCATTCCTTTCCGGAGCAGAAGGTGCTCTATCGCTCAGACACCAAGGTCCCGCTATCAGTGGTCTCCCAGCGCTACAAGGTGGTTCAGCCAGAAGAGGTATTGGAGTTCTACCGGGATCTGACGGAATACGCGGGTTATGAGCTCGAGACTGCCGGTGTGCTCAAGGGCGGTCGCAAGTTCTGGGCGTTGGCCAAGAGTGGCCTGGGCGGGGCATTGAAGGGCCAGGACCAGGTCAACGACTACCTGCTGTTGGCGACGTCCTGTGATGGGTCTTTGGCCACCGTCGCCACCCCGACCTCGGTGCGGGTGGTATGCAACAACACCCTGTCCATTGCCGTGGACGGTATGTCGCAAGGGGTGAAAGTGTCTCACAGCACCGAGTTCCGTCCTCAGCTGGTCAAGCAGCAGTTGGGGATATCTGTCTCACAGTGGGACGACTTCATGTATCGCCTGAAAACGCTGGCCGAGCGCAAGGTCAGCCAGGAGGAAGCGAGAGCCTACTTCCAGGCGGTGATCTGCAACACCGAGGCACCGCTGGAAGATCCCTCTAAATTGCCCAACGTCCGTGCCCTCAATCGCGTCCATAAGCTTTTCCAGGGTGAGGGGCGCGGCTCGCGGCTGTGCACGGCGCAAAGCACCGCCTGGGGGCTGCTAAACGCGGTCACCGAGTACGTGGACCATGAGAAGCGCGCCCGTGGTAATGATTACCGCATGGATTCCGCCTGGTTTGGCCAGGGAGCCAATCTCAAGGACAAGGCCCTGGAGTCGGCGCTTGCGCTGGTGGGCTGA